One window of Micromonas commoda chromosome 1, complete sequence genomic DNA carries:
- the SFI1 gene encoding spindle assembly associated Sfi1, whose product MQGPAPDGRSEVYDVDAVYDALAMSEHIDGGFTTFVSECGRPAQPLNAFVLGMNRPGILLAFQNPLCREAGSSLSNRTSDPNCKLNISVTGRNPSKRPRHSDYLQPLPLAFSLSAFSQMISWNEAKPNRDLDTGVEAVIMTRILGSIGHVHQLISELRLSDFRPDPTNSHLSARFQEVPCRFGANPRNDPQRSGKLLKVLVSPAFTHWRERSKIWALYIMRRLLQMRRYAEGNLMRKAILAWHKMTSGLVAANNQVALATFARSLQQEVFMRWVKFASKSAHARSVLAAAIERLRSTLMSITWNRWCKRVGEIHSDICAIKFFEHRDKAARFRRWLERVVKVTAQREYMHICLKFREHNLIVATWNQWRKYVDDIGSARMAVKWSRERKKIGYWLRWRESVVASKRAAYALKTKAFVQWVALSKKGHATRRNMFFAVRCLKFYTIKMAFKLWCFYMRNTQVTYELVHEMESRSQTSAMTIAWKRWSYHVEFAQCAKNLASKATAFVIKASMAKAWSTWREYRMSHAVSERALTFWVQCLMRKVFERWCQIARYRAFLWEMTSLSRAHRNARLRMVAWDSWRMVQSANVLDACARCHKYHLFLTSSFKRWTVATTQALIDMEHWRIAEGYNCRALIGITFTRWIETMHGLPSLAFKLEQQEIAFQHRVWRLGVDALCLWRKVAKAGVMHRKSITFAALFERGNRLKKYVRSWYQWSWACWCGRVALARSQLRLWHSHVEEELIKRGKYETASKHNKIRLRRRTFMTWLDTWLIGARVRLAKAVLDANAQRRALRKWRHVQHEAARIQQCLIRADRHYKGRALSLCFSVFVHTWARRMLLRAFSYRRQRRSTVLVLRGWGKLMYEAKAEQWPSAERNRVN is encoded by the coding sequence ATGCAAGGGCCTGCGCCTGACGGCCGTTCCGAGGTTTACGACGTCGATGCCGTATATGACGCGCTAGCGATGTCAGAGCACATCGACGGAGGTTTTACGACGTTTGTCAGTGAGTGCGGCAGGCCTGCTCAGCCCCTGAACGCCTTCGTGCTGGGGATGAATCGTCCAGGGATACTGCTCGCCTTCCAGAATCCGTTGTGTCGGGAGGCGGGATCCAGTCTGTCAAATCGAACGTCAGATCCAAATTGCAAGCTAAATATAAGTGTGACAGGGAGAAATCCATCAAAACGACCACGGCACAGCGACTACCTGCAACCTCTGCCATTGGCATTCAGCTTGTCGGCCTTCTCTCAGATGATCTCTTGGAACGAGGCAAAGCCCAACCGCGATTTGGACACAGGCGTCGAAGCTGTAATCATGACCAGGATTTTGGGGTCGATCGGCCATGTGCATCAGCTTATATCTGAGCTGCGCCTTTCTGATTTCCGCCCAGACCCAACCAACTCACATCTCAGTGCAAGATTTCAGGAGGTCCCCTGCCGATTCGGAGCGAATCCAAGAAATGACCCTCAGCGAAGCGGGAAGCTTCTCAAGGTTCTTGTCAGCCCCGCTTTCACTCATTGGAGGGAACGGTCAAAGATCTGGGCATTATACATCATGCGGCGGCTGCTCCAAATGCGCAGATATGCGGAAGGTAACCTGATGCGAAAAGCAATATTGGCATGGCACAAGATGACTTCAGGACTTGTGGCGGCGAACAATCAAGTTGCTCTCGCCACGTTCGCAAGATCCCTCCAACAAGAGGTGTTCATGCGCTGGGTAAAATTTGCCAGCAAatccgcgcacgcgcgtaGTGTGCTCGCCGCAGCGATTGAAAGATTAAGAAGTACATTGATGTCGATAACGTGGAATAGATGGTGCAAGCGCGTGGGCGAGATTCACTCGGATATATGCGCGATCAAGTTCTTCGAGCATCGCGACAAAGCAGCGCGCTTCAGAAGGtggctcgagcgcgttgtCAAGGTAACTGCACAACGGGAATACATGCATATATGCCTGAAGTTTCGCGAGCATAATTTGATCGTTGCGACCTGGAATCAGTGGAGGAAGTATGTAGATGATATAGGGTCTGCGCGTATGGCGGTAAAATGGTCGAGGGAACGAAAAAAGATTGGGTATTGGCTTCGATGGCGAGAGTCAGTTGTTGCATCCAAGAGAGCAGCATACGCGCTGAAGACAAAGGCGTTCGTGCAATGGGTTGCACTGAGTAAGAAAGGACACGCCACAAGGAGGAATATGTTCTTTGCTGTGCGGTGCCTGAAATTCTATACGATTAAAATGGCATTTAAGCTATGGTGTTTCTATATGAGGAACACACAGGTGACATACGAGCTGGTACATGAGATGGAGTCACGATCGCAGACTTCTGCGATGACTATCGCCTGGAAACGATGGTCATATCACGTAGAATTTGCACAATGTGCCAAAAATCTTGCCAGCAAAGCAACTGCATTTGTTATCAAGGCATCCATGGCCAAGGCATGGTCAACGTGGAGAGAGTACAGAATGTCACATGCGGTGTCTGAGCGAGCATTGACTTTCTGGGTGCAGTGTTTGATGCGTAAAGTGTTTGAACGATGGTGCCAAATTGCTCGTTATCGCGCGTTTCTTTGGGAGATGACATCGCTTTCACGCGCGCACAGGAATGCACGCTTGCGCATGGTGGCATGGGATTCCTGGCGCATGGTGCAATCAGCAAATGTGCTCGATGCATGCGCGCGGTGTCATAAATATCACTTATTTCTGACATCTTCCTTCAAGCGTTGGACTGTCGCCACTACGCAGGCACTCATTGACATGGAACACTGGCGCATTGCGGAGGGTTACAACTGCCGTGCCTTGATTGGCATTACCTTTACTCGCTGGATTGAAACTATGCACGGCCTGCCTTCCTTGGCGTTTAAATTGGAACAACAGGAGATTGCTTTTCAGCACAGGGTTTGGAGGCTTGGCGTTGATGCTCTTTGCCTCTGGCGGAAGGTTGCAAAAGCGGGAGTCATGCATCGCAAATCTATTACGTTTGCGGCATTGTTTGAACGGGGAAATCGCTTGAAAAAATATGTGCGATCATGGTACCAATGGAGCTGGGCGTGTTGGTGCGGGCGTGTGGCATTGGCAAGATCCCAGTTGCGGTTGTGGCACAGTCACGTCGAAGAAGAGTTAATCAAGCGGGGAAAATATGAAACAGCGTCAAAGCATAACAAAAttcgcctccgtcgtcgtacTTTCATGACTTGGCTCGACACATGGCTCATCGGAGCCAGGGTTCGTCTAGCAAAAGCCGTACTCGATGCAAATGCACAGAGACGTGCGCTTCGCAAGTGGCGCCATGTACAACACGAGGCTGCCCGCATCCAACAATGTTTGATTCGCGCTGATAGACACTACAAAGGACGCGCGCTTAGCTTATGTTTTTCAGTTTTCGTGCACACGTGGGCGAGACGCATGTTGCTTCGAGCATTCTCTTATCGTCGTCAGCGTCGAAGCACGGTGCTTGTTTTGAGGGGTTGGGGGAAACTGATGTACGAAGCCAAGGCGGAACAGTGGCCAAGCGCAGAACGAAATCGAGTCAACTAA
- the GAPB gene encoding glyceraldehyde-3-phosphate dehydrogenase B (SignalP & TargetP say no TP, ChloroP says 57AA TP), producing the protein MTAFVASNTSLKYGFCGNVAGLKRGKAVKAAAINTMTEAKVKVAINGFGRIGRNFVRCWMSRGADTTLEVVCVNQSGGAKPAAHLLKYDSILGTFDADVKVVDDATITVNGKPIKVVSDRDPLNLPWKEMGIDIVIEGTGVFLDGPGAGKHIQAGAKKVVITAPAKGNDIPTYVVGVNADQYDPSANIVSNASCTTNCLAPFAKVLDEKFGIIKGTMTTCHSYTGDQRILDASHRDLRRARAAALNIVPTSTGAAKAVALVLPQLKGKLNGIALRVPTPNVSIVDLVCNVEKKGVTAEEVNAAFKEAADGPMKGVLAITETPLVSVDFRCSDVSTTIDAALTMVMGDDMVKVVAWYDNEWGYTQRVVDLTHIVAKGLIEGGDVSADPMDALCADDPSAEECKVFD; encoded by the exons ATGACCGCTTTCGTTGCTTCTAACACTTCTCTCAAG TATGGGTTCTGCGGTAACGTCGCCGGCTTGAAGCGCGGCAAGGCCGTGAAG GCCGCCGCCATCAACACTATGACCGAGGCTAAGGTTAAGGTCGCAATCAACGGATTCGGTCGCATCG GCCGCAACTTTGTCCGTTGCTGGATGTCCCGCGGGGCAGACACCACCCTCGAAGTCGTGTGCGTCAACCAGTCTGGTGGAGCCAAGCCTGCTGCGCACCTGCTCAAGTATGACTCCATCCTCGGCACGTTCGATGCCGATGTCAAGGTAGTCGATGATGCGACGATCACTGTGAATGGCAAACCGATCAAGGTGGTGTCTGACCGTGATCCACTCAACCTCCCCTGGAAGGAGATGGGTATTGACATAGTCATCGAGGGAACTGGTGTTTTCCTCGATGGACCTGGCGCAGGCAAGCACATCCAGGCTGGTGCCAAGAAAGTCGTCATCACCGCTCCTGCGAAGGGAAACGACATTCCGACTTACGTCGTCGGTGTCAACGCTGATCAGTACGACCCTTCTGCCAACATCGTCTCGAATGCGTCATGCACAACTAACTGCCTCGCGCCTTTCGCCAAGGTCCTCGACGAGAAATTTGGCATCATCAAGGGCACCATGACCACATGCCACTCATACACGGGTGATCAGCGCATTCTCGATGCATCGCATCgtgacctccgccgcgcccgcgccgccgcgctcaatATTGTCCCTACTTCCACCGGTGCAGCCAAGGCCGTTGCCCTGGTCCTGCCCCAACTCAAAGGCAAGCTCAATGGCatcgccctccgcgtccccACTCCCAATGTCTCTATCGTCGACCTAGTGTGCAACGTCGAGAAGAAGGGCGTCACCGCAGAGGAAGTAAACGCCGCCTTCAAGGAAGCCGCCGATGGTCCCATGAAGGGTGTTCTCGCTATCACGGAAACACCATTGGTGTCCGTCGATTTCCGCTGCTCGGATGTTTCCACTACTATCGATGCTGCGCTCACCATGGTGATGGGCGACGACATGGTCAAGGTCGTCGCCTGGTACGACAACGAATGGGGCTACACCCAGCGCGTTGTCGATCTCACCCATATTGTGGCCAAGGGCCTCATCGAGGGTGGAGACGTCTCCGCTGACCCGATGGATGCCCTCTGTGCTGACGATCCCTCAGCTGAGGAGTGCAAGGTTTTTGATTAA
- the ASNB gene encoding B-type asparagine synthetase chloroplast precursor has product MSVVNSTSPSWTPCPRRDWRLRSNKTQTKFRPLGVARSEIYGSSIQLEGCRGYISNLPLVLTQAAQGYMGRRGFRFNPEMCSILACYDPNGAFADNRETLMRDLSARMRSRGPDGSGYYGNEKFGLAHERLAIMDPEGGKQPIVYEDAKYSVCANGEIYNFRQLQEKYELGTAKTGSDSEVLLQLFKLIGPEFVKELNGIFGFVCVGDDGENILAARDHCGIKPLYIGYGKGGSIWFASELKAICDQCETIEEFPAGYYWTPVSGFVKYYRPEWDSDDYVGRKDTSHVREVLTQAVREQMMSDVPIGLLLSGGLDSAVISTIIKPMLEETKQQFITFTVGQEGSPDITAARMMSEHLGTDHHEYLFTSEEACSIIPDVVYHLETYEPELIRSAIPNYFLARLASKYVKVVLTGEGSDELFAGYLYFRDAPNSTAIHKELRRIFHHLHNVNCQRADRMTMAHGLEARVPFLDPNVIDAVMQVDPELKRIEGENKPEKHALRALFDGEIPDPVLWRTKAMQCEGVGLNWVDDLQAFCAAHVTDEEFDKATTLYKINPPQSKEEMYYRKIFESHYQNMDKFVHVWDGGCRAGGAAWQNQAYTRFGLKDVAQLAKGIEGVRGAE; this is encoded by the exons ATGAGCGTAGTAAACAGTACATCTCCCTCCTGGACACCATGTCCTCGTCGGGATTGGCGTCTCCGTAGCAACAAAACACAAACAAAATTCCGTCCACTTGGAGTTGCTCGTAGCGAAATCTATGGCTCTTCTATCCAGCTGGAGGGTTGCCGTGGCTATATCAGCAACCTTCCTCTAGTGCTGACACAG GCAGCTCAAGGGTATATGGGTCGACGCGGGTTCCGCTTCAATCCGGAAATGTGCTCGATCCTTGCCTGCTACGATCCGAATG GTGCGTTCGCTGACAACCGGGAGACACTGATGAGAGACCTTTCTGCTCGAATGCGATCTCGTGGACCCGATGGCTCTGGCTACTATGGAAATGAAAAATTTGGCCTTGCCCACGAGCGGCTCGCGATCATGGATCCTGAAGGCGGAAAACAGCCGATTGTCTATGAAGATGCCAAGTATTCTGTCTGTGCAAACGGCGAAATCTACAACTTTCGCCAACTACAG GAAAAGTATGAGCTCGGCACTGCAAAGACCGGTTCGGACTCTGAAGTCTTGCTCCAGCTATTCAAACTAATAGGTCCGGAGTTTGTCAAAGAACTTAATGGCATTTTCGGATTCGTTTGCGTCGGTGATGATGGCGAAAACATTTTAGCAGCTCGTGACCATTGCGGCATCAAGCCCCTCTACATCGGATATGGAAAAGGGGGCTCCATTTGGTTCGCTTCTGAGCTGAAGGCGATATGTGATCAATGTGAAACAATCGAGGAATTTCCAGCCGGATATTATTGGACCCCGGTGAGTGGTTTTGTGAAATATTACAGGCCTGAATGGGACAGCGACGACTATGTCGGGAGGAAG GACACTTCCCATGTGCGTGAAGTGCTTACTCAAGCTGTCAGAGAACAGATGATGTCGGACGTCCCCATCGGCTTATTGCTATCTGGTGGTCTTGATTCGGCCGTGATATCAACAATCATCAAGCCAATGCTAGAAGAGACTAAGCAGCAGTTCATCACGTTCACTGTTGGCCAAGAAGGTTCCCCAGATATCACAGCCGCAAGAATGATGTCTGAACACCTCGGCACTGATCATCATGAGTACCTGTTTACCTCAGAAGAAGCTTGCAGCATCATACCCGATGTTGTTTACCATCTTGAGACCTATGAACCAGAGCTCATCCGATCTGCGATTCCCAACTATTTTCTTGCTCGGCTAGCATCCAAATACGTCAAAGTTGTTCTCACTGGCGAAGGTTCTGATGAACTTTTTGCTGGGTATCTCTAtttccgcgacgcgcccaaCTCTACTGCGATACATAAAGAGCTTCGTCGCATTTTTCACCACCTCCACAATGTCAATTGCCAAAGAGCCGACCGCATGACAATGGCGCATGGCCTAGAAGCCCGCGTTCCTTTCCTGGATCCAAACGTGATTGATGCTGTTATGCAG GTAGACCCTGAGTTGAAACGGATAGAGGGTGAAAACAAGCCTGAAAAGCATGCCCTTCGTGCACTTTTCGATGGCGAGATACCGGATCCTGTTCTCTGGAGAACCAAAGCGATGCAATGTGAAGGAGTTGGATTAAATTGGGTCGATGATTTGCAGGCTTTCTGCGCTGCTCACGTAACGGATGAAGAGTTTGACAAGGCGACGACATTATACAAAATCAATCCTCCGCAGAGCAAAGAAGAGATGTACTATCGAAAAATATTTGAATCGCATTATCAGAATATGGACAAGTTTGTGCATGTTTGGGATGGCGGTTGCAGAGCAGGAGGCGCTGCTTGGCAAAACCAGGCATACACCCGTTTTGGTCTCAAGGACGTCGCTCAACTTGCCAAGGGAATCGAAGGGGTCAGAGGGGCTGAATAG
- the LOLT gene encoding pyridoxal phosphate dependent aminotransferase, producing the protein MLSKAAQMMRTARLKLAEYIRARREDVALVENCTAATTSILRAVGIRPGDTIICLSTAYGMVKNCIKYYAQHASAEVITIEVEFFGRETGPCGPDGNSLESALAQIIDATAERGSRIPLVTFDYISSCPGVIMPICTLANTCKARGIPCLLDGAHVLGQVRLNCHALEAAGVTYFMADAHKWLFSPKGSAFLWVTNRLQDDVHPPAVGAVCSNSPSTNFDPAAVHGLSDFEHRFQYTGTRDYTPLIAVYDALLFRGRVGESLILRYNHDLAVWSQEWLASLWGTETLIPRVCTGFMAHVRLPVTSAAAARLLKNMLEVEMSIHVMTFTLPARSRSGETQQTHWIRPCMQLFVCRQDVYALGYAVLKLAPKCERVAILGATWVVKTRQSAKKRCETEIDTPATEQADTGHKVTMGFSLIPRMGTRLHMDSDHDLNSNINRCRILPALCDVAAVAKYSAGHLGGIVPVNSGADHVSYPSLSPEMQGPTMPPLSLTGSEKIRDADEGVGRSPLSVIDIMSSSVASSGGTPIDGSGFSHPRWLLHNMTSSIAMHTARS; encoded by the coding sequence ATGCTCAGCAAAGCGGCGCAGATGatgcgaacggcgcggctAAAACTCGCCGAATACATCAGAGCAAGGAGGGAGGATGTTGCATTGGTTGAAAACTGCACAGCAGCAACTACCTCAATCCTTCGCGCAGTCGGTATTCGCCCAGGCGATACAATTATTTGCCTTAGCACCGCGTATGGGATGGTGAAAAACTGCATCAAATACTACGCTCAACACGCAAGCGCAGAAGTTATTACAATTGAGGTGGAGTTTTTTGGGCGGGAAACAGGGCCGTGTGGTCCTGATGGAAACTCTCTCGAGTCAGCTCTTGCACAAATAATTGATGCCACTGCTGAAAGAGGTTCACGTATTCCCCTCGTTACATTTGACTACATATCATCTTGTCCCGGCGTAATCATGCCAATCTGCACGTTAGCCAACACATGCAAAGCTCGTGGGATTCCGTGCCTTCTTGACGGAGCTCACGTTCTGGGTCAAGTACGACTTAACTGCCATGCTCTGGAGGCTGCAGGAGTCACATATTTCATGGCCGACGCACACAAATGGTTGTTCAGTCCGAAAGGCAGTGCATTTCTTTGGGTGACCAACCGATTACAAGATGATGTGCACCCACCGGCTGTCGGAGCTGTTTGCTCTAATTCTCCATCTACTAATTTTGATCCAGCTGCTGTCCATGGGTTGTCAGACTTTGAGCACCGTTTTCAGTATACTGGTACGCGCGACTACACCCCGTTGATTGCAGTGTATGACGCGTTGCTCTTTCGAGGAAGAGTTGGCGAAAGCTTGATCTTGAGGTACAATCATGACCTTGCCGTATGGTCGCAAGAGTGGCTAGCTTCCTTGTGGGGTACGGAAACGTTAATCCCCAGGGTATGCACAGGATTCATGGCGCACGTCAGACTACCAGTCACCTCAGCTGCTGCTGCAAGGCTTCTTAAAAATATGCTGGAGGTGGAAATGTCAATCCACGTTATGACCTTCACTCTACCGGCACGTTCACGTTCAGGCGAGACGCAACAAACACATTGGATACGACCCTGCATGCAGCTTTTCGTCTGCAGACAAGATGTCTACGCCTTGGGATATGCCGTTTTGAAATTGGCTCCAAAATGTGAACGGGTGGCAATCCTTGGAGCGACTTGGGTTGTTAAAACGCGCCAATCCGCCAAGAAAAGGTGCGAAACTGAAATTGACACACCTGCGACGGAACAGGCGGACACAGGTCATAAGGTCACCATGGGATTTTCTCTGATACCGAGAATGGGCACACGTCTACACATGGACTCAGACCATGATTTGAATAGTAACATCAATCGATGCCGGATCTTACCTGCGCTGtgtgacgtcgccgccgttgccaAGTATTCTGCTGGACATCTCGGCGGTATTGTGCCAGTCAATTCAGGGGCTGATCATGTCTCTTACCCATCACTTTCGCCGGAAATGCAAGGTCCTACAATGCCTCCACTCAGTCTCACAGGTTCTGAGAAAATAAGGGACGCAGATGAGGGTGTCGGACGTTCCCCATTGTCTGTCATTGACATCATGAGCAGCAGCGTGGCTTCAAGTGGCGGAACCCCGATTGACGGTTCAGGTTTCTCTCATCCAAGATGGCTTTTGCACAACATGACATCAAGCATCGCCATGCACACTGCGAGAAGCTAA
- the CS051 gene encoding hypothetical protein (conserved protein of unknown function), with protein sequence MYFIPYLLLIRTMLLSTIYVYDSSIVCVYNIRMRACLLGKRRPLLLPITPPCKILDPHHLHNFWGASPSLDLQAVASAARDAVGSSCDARDEAEPGDRPFAAFLIGAGDPRHVITTLARSRRHGGECKLISFHIFESTMPEIARHVLLLAVLMTDDSPPTERCERFLEILMNARVRVSTAEYIERIAERLNRVACAVFAGEIGTVLDDPFSQIFDLSFLKFRERDDLLDVFHSWSRQGEPSKRHDEFDMERAWERRCRRFYGERYDHRKNMVDWDYNTRLVQEGASVIHFSHFAQWRLTGIGFPVRESIYPEMNRTLVTRSCGITKEYIDRNMQDHGCSVQSKGYWGDLLSGPYFSFGIEAEEPELFRVSNKQHVKNAVQVSEYNVAACIFEMRTGVPWKVVMGRRPGMGQDDAMYDADIINAWGSEDECFPPVPSGCCSQATENGENDENGGAPRKQLLWRDRSRSYAEYWRRLRVILTGPGDLEKVLTSRAIKLNNGGFDCITVGAWHALKLLPELGPTARRWKGPGTTPGILIVEGAKYLVFMDKKTVANFTTKIGELATRAGFRPVPAKVPEKDANWTTTKPLKDFGTSAETSTPVEPGILCGVDDVHRVFVAI encoded by the exons ATGTATTTCATACCTTACTTATTATTAATACGAACGATGCTATTATCAACTATCTACGTATACGACAGTAGTATCGTGTGTGTATATAATATACGTATGCGCGCATGCCTCCTCG GAAAGCGCAGACCCCTGCTGCTGCCAATCACCCCCCCTTGCAAGATTCTCGACCCTCATCACTTGCACAACTTCTGGGGCGCGAGCCCATCGCTGGATCTCCAGGCTGTAGCCAGCGCTGCTCGTGACGCCGTAGGCTCATCATGTGATGCTCGGGATGAAGCCGAACCTGGCGACCGTCCGTTTGCTGCGTTCCTTATCGGCGCAGGGGACCCGAGGCATGTGATTACCACCCTTGCTCGGTCACGGCGGCACGGTGGTGAATGTAAGCTCATTTCCTTCCACATCTTCGAGTCCACTATGCCCGAGATCGCGAGGCACGTGCTGCTTCTCGCCGTGCTCATGACGGACGACTCCCCTCCCACGGAACGATGCGAGCGGTTCCTGGAGATTCTAATGAATGCCAGGGTCAGGGTTTCAACAGCAGAGTACATTGAGCGGATCGCCGAGCGGCTAAATCGCGTGGCGTGCGCGGTATTTGCTGGAGAGATCGGCACCGTGTTGGATGATCCCTTCTCCCAAATCTTTGATCTCTCTTTTCTCAAGTTCCGCGAACGAGACGATCTGCTCGATGTGTTCCATTCGTGGTCACGACAAGGAGAACCCAGTAAACGCCATGATGAGTTTGACATGGAGCGCGCATGGGAACGCAGGTGCAGGCGTTTCTACGGCGAAAGGTACGATCATAGAAAAAACATGGTGGATTGGGATTATAACACCAGGCTTGTGCAGGAGGGTGCCTCAGTAATTCACTTCAGTCACTTTGCTCAGTGGCGACTGACCGGTATCGGTTTTCCTGTGCGAGAGTCAATTTACCCAGAGATGAACCGTACACTGGTGACCCGTTCGTGCGGTATCACGAAGGAATACATAGACAGAAACATGCAAGATCACGGATGTAGCGTACAGAGTAAGGGTTATTGGGGAGACCTGCTGAGTGGGCCGTACTTCTCGTTCGGCATTGAGGCAGAGGAGCCTGAACTATTCAGGGTTTCGAATAAACAGCATGTCAAAAACGCTGTCCAGGTTAGCGAGTACAACGTGGCGGCATGTATATTCGAGATGCGCACCGGCGTGCCATGGAAGGTCGTGATGGGGCGACGGCCAGGGATGGGGCAAGACGATGCGATGTATGATGCGGACATCATCAACGCATGGGGGAGTGAAGACGAATGTTTTCCACCTGTTCCATCTGGTTGCTGTAGCCAGGCCACAGAAAATGGCGAGAATGACGAGAACGGAGGAGCACCTCGGAAGCAACTTCTCTGGAGAGACAGGAGCAGGTCGTACGCAGAATACTGGAGGAGGCTTAGAGTTATCCTCACAGGGCCTGGAGACCTTGAAAAAGTTCTCACATCACGCGCAATAAAACTAAACAACGGTGGGTTTGATTGTATCACAGTGGGCGCATGGCATGCGCTAAAGTTGCTGCCAGAACTTGGCCCGACAGCGAGACGGTGGAAAGGACCTGGGACCACGCCTGGCATTTTGATTGTGGAGGGTGCAAAATATCTTGTTTTCATGGACAAAAAAACAGTTGCCAACTTCACTACGAAGATCGGAGAGTTGGCAACACGGGCGGGGTTTCGTCCGGTTCCCGCTAAGGTGCCTGAGAAGGATGCAAATTGGACAACGACGAAACCTCTAAAGGATTTTGGAACCAGTGCCGAAACATCCACGCCCGTAGAACCAGGTATCCTCTGTGGGGTTGATGACGTGCATCGGGTGTTTGTAGCTATTTAA